GAACTCAATAACTTCTCCCCCATTAATTTGACCTTgacctggtcctactcaatccaacaagccactttccttgatgttgacctccacctcaaagatggtcaCATCAATACCTCAGTCCATATAAAGCATgtcaaccaccagcaatatctccacttcaacagctTCCACCTATTGCAGACCAAGAAGTCCCATCCATACAGTCTAGCCACTTGTGTACATCACACCTGCAGTGACGAGCTGTCCCTCTTGGAAGGTACCAAgcatctcactgaggcctttatttgccctcccaaccttgtacgaaAACACATCTCTTATCCTTCCAGTCACCCACTACCTCCCAAAATCCCACCCcatgtctggccacagaggagcattccccttgtgactcagtaccacccagggctGAAACAACTGAATTACATGCTCTGCCAGGGTTTCTACAACCTCTCgttgtaccctgaaatgagaaatctcctatccactacccttcccacccctcccaaagtAGTATGCCACTGCCCACCAAACAACCTTCACAATACCCTTGTCCTTCTCTACAcaatgctcccaaccccttgccttatGGCTCATATTTCTGTAATAGACCTAGCTATATGCAAGACCTGTCGCATACATCCTCcaaccatcacctactccagtctggtctcaATCACCATCTAGccaatcaaaggcagggctatctgtgaaactagtcatgttatctacaagctaagctgcaaccaccatTCTGCATTCTAAATAAGCTTGACAACCAAtaagcagtctctctctctctctctctctctctctctgaggcaGAGGAGGAACTGTGCTTAACAGAGGAGTCAATAGTAAATGTGGCAGATTCCAATTGTAGATACGGTCACTGACACGGGGGTGGAAGACgttctgtttgttgaaaatggttatttggaataatttaaatctgtgtaTAAAAATCTTAAATGTATGATATAGTGCTATTAACATAACTGAATTACCTATACATATTCCTTTAATTGTTCGACTGAAGCTTCATAAACTGCAACTACTTGAGATTTAGCTTGCtttgaaatgtgaaaaaaaaaagggTTAAGTCTTTGCTTCACAAGGATTCATTTTCTGAAATCATGTGGCTTCCTTTGTAAAAATGGGCACTATAATAGTCCGTAGAATTTCAAACCCAGATGGTGACATCATAGCAAAGCTACGAAACCAGAACCATCTTCAAGGTTCAGTTAGCACAGCATCTCTATCATCCCACATCATCTAGAGTAAGTTTTTGTCCAGTAACAATGACTATATCTTTTGCTTTGTCTGCTTCTTTTGTCAATTATTACTAATACATCTAATAAATCTACAAAATGCGAACTTACAGCTTTATGTTCACGAAGTTTTTTGGGCAATATTCTTGTGAAAAAAGTAGCTGCAAGTAAATGTTGTAGCAGGTTAGTGTGTGGTTTTTCCAGCTTtaatttttcaacaatacaaattGCCAAGCAGTGGAGATTTTCTGCACTGTTAAGTTATTTCTTCCTGGTACACAATTTGTCAAACATTACTGTCCTTAcacctttttttaatatatatatatatatatatatatatatatatatatatatatatatatatatatatatatatatatatatatatatatatatataaagaatttgTATGATATGttacaaactgcagttaaaaactaTTTAAGATTTGTGCGTATCATGGAGGTTGCTCTGGCTATTTTATAGAagttaaatttttgaaaatatatcagttTTGGTTTTTTATATTGTGGAGTTTGTTCTAGCTATGTACGTGAAGTGAAGGTTTCAATACACATCTGGAACCATATGAAATTAAACCATATCATGGACTTTGTTTGAGCTACAAAGACCAAGTGAAAATTTTGATGCCAGCTTTTATGCTGATTGTGGTCTTCATATGAGATATATAGGCCAAATGAAACTTCCAACATCAATTTTTGTGGCTTACTGATGTTCTGAATTATTTATTGTTTGGGTAGGAATGAATTTTACATTGGGAATGTCATTTTGTTTTTTCCCATCCAAAACTCGAAAATTCCCATTAACTTCATGTCGTTCTTCTAATCATTTTAGTTACACTTTGTAATATGAGACTTCTTGTCTGTCTGCATCCTGAATGTGTAATGTCACGATAGCCATATTGCTAAGACTGAGATGGCAATAAGTACTTACTCTGAGCTATATGTAGTCACTTAGATGCAGATCACACATTATAAGAGAATCCTTGTGCAACTGCTCATTGTAGAACATTACCTAACACATCACAACCATACTCTGAGCTGTAACTAGAGTCACACAGTTCTAGATACCTGTGCCTGATGAACAGTGGCTTCCCTCGCCATTTGAATGTAACACTCTTTCCTTCTGGGATGTCACTCAGTTTCACTTCAATTTTCGCCAAAGCTAGCACGTCTGCAGATGCACTCATACTTGAGACAAACTGGGTTACTATTGCCTTCGCAGCATATGCTCCTCCAATGGCACCAGctgaaagtaataatttttgattagTATCTTCTTCCCACGTATGCAAAGATACTTTATTCATACTAACAAAAGTTACCCTCTAGTAATGGCATCAGCTGTTTTAAACATGAATACTGTGGTTAAGGAAaatcaagttttaactattattaatGTCTGCACAGCATCACAGAAAGTATCACTCCAGGATGGTAGGCGTTTGTAATAGAAGTACGACTGAGGTGTACAGAGTACACCATGGCGTAAGTCACTATTAAATCCATTCTCGTAAAATTACTTTCAGGAGACATATGTTACTGGACACAGAACTGCTAAATCTAGATGACTATCAAAGCTCAAATTTAAATTCTTACTTCCCGCTACTAGGTACGTAAAAGATTTTCGGGCTTCCGGGTCCGTATTCTTCACTGTTGCATCTGCTACTGAATGTCTTCTGTATGCACTGAAATCTGGAACCTGAATATCCGTGTGTGCACATCTCACTTGAGTAGTAACTGTAAACCAAAGTCAGCACTCAACATTAACAGAGAATCAAGGTTTATTCTACATTGCAGCAAATATAATTTACGGTTTTACCTGTTGGGCCAGAACACACCCTCAAATTACCCTTGGGTAAAGTCTGGCTTAAAGAATAACATGTACGTCGCTTCGGCAGACTTGGGGTCACAATCTTTTCAGATGAAATTGCAACCGGCGTAGCTGGTAGCTTTAATTGAGGTGCTACAACCTGCGATGTTGCTTTTAGGTACGGTGCTAAATTTCCCGCACGAGATACGATATTCATCATGCTTGTGTTAACTTAGTATTACGTCTTATACTCCTTCTACGCCAATCCCACCTTCACCTCCACTGCAAAAGAACTAACGTATAGAACTTTACTTCGCATTTTCGCCACTAGGGAGGTATGAGAAATTTCGATATCTGCCCAGTGCCAATAGTGTAAAGTGAGCTATTACGACAGTAAAAACACATAGAAAGCTACCAAACAATTAATTTTTCATAATTCGTTCCCCTGGAAGTCAACAGGACTCATTGTAAGGCCACAGCAGTTACTTTCCTATTCCAAAGACTTAAGCTGATGtactgaaatttttcataattCGTACACAACTGTTTCCGGCTGTAGCCTACACCAACATTTCTTTTTATGCACGGGTTAGAGAAATTAAGTTATTTATAAATATTGAACGGACCTATCTCAGGTATTATttgaaataaatagaaattaaatgCAACGCCGTATATGTGTTATCGCGTAAGCGCAAATTATATGGACCTCATTATACAATATTGCAAATTGTGAATTTTGCGGGAGTCTCCTGCAGCGGACATGGAATCTTAGCATTGGTGTTGCATGAATCGTGTCAAGATGGTTGCATGTTTATGATTTGGCGCAAGGTTTACCTTGAACGATGTTGGATTTGTATAAAAACACCTGTTAAACATGTTTATGTAGAAAATCGGAACGTAGCACATATATACATTGACAGTAATTAGATTTGGCCTCGTTTATTGGGAACGCAGTTACGAACCAAAATTTATTTAGGCCTAAGTGCATTTACTGCACTATACTAATTTTAGAGCTAGGCTTCCCCATGTGAGTCTGAAGAACAGCAGGGAGGTGCGTATTTACATTCGTAGTTATTTACCATCACTTTATTGATCATTTTGCGTCTGTCAGTATCACGCTGTGTTCGTAGTGCTGTTGTAAATCATATACGCGATGTCCGGAAACGCTACTAGTTTTTAAATAGTATGCACTTTATACGACAACGTTAATGAGTTATATTGATTTGACAGTGAAGTTAATTTATTCTAATGCGTTGAAATTGGAAGTGTTGTGTTATGTCATTCTTCCATTCCAGCTGATACATTCCAAACAACATCTGGAATGGATTCACAGCAGCAGTTCTGTCTTAAGTGGAACAGTTTTGGCAGCAATCTAGCAACAACATTTGGAAACTTATTTCGATCCGAGAGCTTAACAGACGTTACATTGTTTTGTGAAGGTGAGATATTTGTGTAGATGACTTGAGACTGACAGTATGTGTTGACAGTATGTGTTTTTAACTTGTCATGTCACTCAAGTAAATATAAAATTGTATTAACAACGAACGATATTTATTTGATCACCATTCATTATTAGTTCTGTCCTGCAAATGTGATTGATGTGCTGCTGCTCCTTTTCTTATTGTGACCTATGCAACATACTTTTTGTAGTCTGAAAATACTGCCCATGTACACCAAGTTTCCACAAATAGCACTTGTACAATTATGGAGAGGAAATATGCAGAGTAAACTTAAGTTTCTCCATTCTTAAATCACCAATAGCAATATTTTATCAAAACTTTAAACACAAACCCTAagaatttcaacaaaattttcacCATTTCATTGTAAGATACCGTGCACTTATTTCACACAATCGTGATTTGGCTTTGTAGCCATTCGCAAGTCCATGTTCAAATGTTAGGCTACAGTATATATGAACTGTGTACACATCATATCTTCATTGACAGAGACATATTTCTGGacgacgcgcgcgcgcgcgcgcgcacacacacacacacacacacacacacacacacacacacacacacacacaaagaaaacaatacGTCATATAGGGAGGTGAGCATTtgaacatgcacttgagaatggctgtaaAGCCGAAACAGtggttgtgtgaaataaatgaactgtAGTTTATGGTCAGTTAGCAGAAATTTCTTTTGGAAAGTTCTAAATGAGTGTGACCCCCGCTCCCCCATAAAAGGAAAATCGTAAGTAGTACTGTACTGAAATTCATCAGGGCATTATGATTATCGTTATACAGTCCTAGATGGAGTCTTTCATGGTATATCAAGTGGTTAACAGTTTTTTTCAAACATCAGTTCATACAAGGAGAAAAAAGTCTCTGATGTATCTTAAATAACCAAGTAGGTCTACATGGGGCTAGCAACAAAGGGCACACTGCATGAGGTGTAGGACAGTATGGAGCCAAGTACTTCCCACTGCCATATTTAGATGTAGGTTAATTTAGGTATGTATTAGcaaaattttcaataaattgtctCGAAACAAACATCAATTGTCCTAGATTGTAAGAAGCGAAAGAATTTTAAAGTCATATATAATAAAATTACAACTCATTGTTTCCGTTGATAAGTGAGTGGGGTGACTGTCTGAAATACATGGATGTCTTCAGTAGTAACTCAACAATGTTATTGGATCTAAGTAGGCTACTACTTCTCATATCTTTCAGCAATTGCCATGACTGATTATTTCAAGTCACATGTTAATGTAGTTATTGATGTAGAGGTATCTGTAGGCTACATTTATTGTACCAAACAAATAAATCTGTATATTTGTTGCCTCCATAAAATTCCATTTTAGCAGATACAGATGCAGTAAAAGTAAAACTTTCTTGTATcaaaaaagtgattttttttttcctatatGAGGAGCACCATTTCAAATTGTGTTATGTACACCAATGgacaaaattaagtttgatgatttTTTTACATTGCTTCTGAATCATTCTTTCAAGCTCTAAAGTCAGATTGTATCAAATTGTATTCACTAAAAACATTGTATCTGCTGAGAACTAGCTGTTTTTTCAAATCATATCCAGTCCTCTGCATTGTGTGTTTCAGATtgtattgtgtctattgtaaacACTATGTGAAGCTTATTAGGGCCTCGTTACTTTGCTTAGCTGGTTATACTAACAACGAGCATGCTTTTCTTGACAATGCTATGTGTATAATAATGGCAGTATCTTTTACTTGTGAACTGTGTGTAGGGAAACAACTTTTCCTCTCATGGAGGAAGAAAGCGCTGTGGGTGGTAATTCAGGAAGAAGCCGAAAGAGGTATAGAAAAACAAACTTGCCCATGAACTTAAACAGTAGACAGTAGAGCTAGAGAAGCAAAGAAGAGTgacataaaaaataatttagtaTGTAGGCCTAAATGTTTGGTGGTTGATTGGAGGAGCAAAGGATATTCAGATTTCTGTTGTAACATCATTGAATCAGTTGCTTTGGTAACTGACAATGAGGAAGTTGATGTGTCAGCTTGTGGTTGCTTGGAAGGAGAAGCACTGAATCAAATTTGAAGAGAAACCAATAGAATGGCCATTCTGAACATTCTATAAATCAATACTTTTATCCATAAGATTTAGATTTTGGACTAACAATTTTGTTGAATAATAACACAAACAAGCATTTAAATAATGGCGCATATCATTAAATAATTATTGCAAAAAGACATTGTGAATTATAAAAATGGTTAATGTAATAttttgggtcgacagaagcgtccgatcccacacgtcggctttgacccgtgacgtaagggtgttgtcatgtgtgacgtcatgacggcgtggagtttggtttgagtgtggctgtctccagttctgttttatcttattttatttacttttctgatctgttcgttctatctcgtgagattttttttttttttttaatttaaaaacacttattacttattttaattatctgtttcctcgaatttctgttttagtttattatatttatctttctgatctgttcattctatcccgtgagattttttttttttattttttttttttttttaaagacaaaaagcactaatcagctactgaagcatctttatcttctatgggttgcaggggttacgacccctggggaggtgggtgggtattcatgcatggctgtcttcacttacacgttgtagctatgcaaggcatctaaatttgtttatatttagtttgccccccacccaaaacaccccatttcccgggcttgtcccgttagtgtctttaggcttcttgtggaaagtgtgtgtgtttgtttttgtttccgccatatttgtgacgtcatgggtcaaagcagacgggtgggatcggacgcttccgtatttccaataTTTTTATTGTGTAATAACATGGTTTTCAATAATAGCATATTAGTTTGATATAAAACTTATTAAAGTCAGTTGGCAACTAGAGGGGTGTTATGAGTTCACTGTGCATTAGAACTTTTGTTGTGGAAAGTTTTTATTTAAAGCTAGTGTTCTTCTATGATGAACTTCAGGAAAACTTCTAATGGCCAAGAACACTAGTATACTATTTATTTAAATGACTTGTTTCAGTAAGACTATTTTCCCATCTTCAGATCGTCTACTTCACAGCTCATGTAACCTCCGCCATCAGTGCGTTGTATCAAGGCAGAGATTACCTGAATTGTAAAGTTGGAGATCCGAAGATGATAACATATTTTACTCAAATCGGtcatcaaaataattactttactaATAAAGACATTGGCTGTGAGTAGAAAGGTTGAAaa
This DNA window, taken from Schistocerca piceifrons isolate TAMUIC-IGC-003096 chromosome 4, iqSchPice1.1, whole genome shotgun sequence, encodes the following:
- the LOC124794800 gene encoding cytochrome b-c1 complex subunit Rieske, mitochondrial, encoding MMNIVSRAGNLAPYLKATSQVVAPQLKLPATPVAISSEKIVTPSLPKRRTCYSLSQTLPKGNLRVCSGPTVTTQVRCAHTDIQVPDFSAYRRHSVADATVKNTDPEARKSFTYLVAGTGAIGGAYAAKAIVTQFVSSMSASADVLALAKIEVKLSDIPEGKSVTFKWRGKPLFIRHRTAEEIQQEQSVNVSTLRDPQHDNERVQKPEWLVVLGVCTHLGCVPIANAGDFGGYYCPCHGSHYDASGRIRKGPAPLNLEVPTYVFQDEGTLVVG